From Cricetulus griseus strain 17A/GY chromosome 1 unlocalized genomic scaffold, alternate assembly CriGri-PICRH-1.0 chr1_0, whole genome shotgun sequence, a single genomic window includes:
- the Kif5a gene encoding kinesin heavy chain isoform X2 gives MADTNNECSIKVLCRFRPLNQAEILRGDKFIPIFQGDDSVIIGGKPYVFDRVFPPNTTQEQVYHACAMQIVKDVLAGYNGTIFAYGQTSSGKTHTMEGKLHDPQLMGIIPRIARDIFNHIYSMDENLEFHIKVSYFEIYLDKIRDLLDVTKTNLSVHEDKNRVPFVKGCTERFVSSPEEILDVIDEGKSNRHVAVTNMNEHSSRSHSILLINIKQENTETEQKLSGKLYLVDLAGSEKVSKTGAEGAVLDEAKNINKSLSALGNVISALAEGTKSYVPYRDSKMTRILQDSLGGNCRTTMFICCSPSSYNDAETKSTLMFGQRAKTIKNTASVNLELTAEQWKKKYEKEKEKTKAQKETIAKLEAELSRWRNGENVPETERLAGEGSALGAELCEETPVNDNSSIVVRIAPEERQKYEEEIRRLYKQLDDKDDEINQQSQLIEKLKQQMLDQEELLVSTRGDNEKVQRELSHLQSENDAAKDEVKEVLQALEELAVNYDQKSQEVEEKSQQNQLLVDELSQKVATMLSLESELQRLQEVSGHQRKRIAEVLNGLMKDLSEFSVIVGNGEIKLPVEISGAIEEEFTVARLYISKIKSEVKSVVKRCRQLENLQVECHRKMEVTGRELSSCQLLISQHEAKIRSLTEYMQSVELKKRHLEESYDSLSDELAKLQAQETVHEVALKDKEPDTQDAEEVKKALELQMENHREAHHRQLARLRDEINEKQRTIDELKDLNQKLQLELEKLQADYERLKNEEHEKSAKLQELTFLYERHEQSKQDLKGLEETVARELQTLHNLRKLFVQDVTTRVKKSAEMEPEDSGGIHSQKQKISFLENNLEQLTKVHKQLVRDNADLRCELPKLEKRLRATAERVKALEGALKEAKEGAMKDKRRYQQEVDRIKEAVRYKSSGKRGHSAQIAKPVRPGHYPASSPTNPYGTRSPECISYTNNLFQNYQNLHLQAAPSSTSDMYFANSCASSGATSGGPLASYQKANMDNGNATDINDNRSDLPCGYEAEDQAKLFPLHQETAAS, from the exons GGAAAGCCATATGTCTTTGACCGTGTGTTCCCCCCAAATACGACTCAGGAGCAAGTTTATCATGCGTGTGCTATGCAGATCGTTAAAG ACGTCCTTGCTGGCTACAACGGCACAATTTTTGCTTATGGACAGACATCCTCAGGGAAAACACATACCATGGAG GGAAAGCTGCATGACCCCCAGCTAATGGGAATCATCCCTCGGATTGCTCGAGACATCTTCAACCACATCTACTCCATGGACGAGAACCTTGAATTCCATATTAAG GTTTCTTATTTTGAGATTTACCTGGATAAGATCCGAGACCTTTTGGATG TGACCAAGACAAACCTGTCTGTGCACGAGGACAAAAACCGGGTGCCCTTTGTCAAG GGTTGTACCGAGCGCTTTGTGTCCAGCCCAGAAGAGATTTTGGATGTGATTGATGAAGGGAAGTCGAACCGTCATGTAGCTGTCACCA ATATGAACGAGCACAGTTCTCGGAGCCATAGCATCCTCCTTATCAACATCAAGCAGGAGAACACAGAGACTGAGCAGAAGCTCAGTGGGAAGCTGTACCTGGTGGACCTGGCCGGGAGCGAGAAG GTCAGCAAGACTGGGGCGGAGGGGGCTGTGCTGGATGAGGCCAAGAATATCAACAAGTCACTGTCAGCCCTGGGGAACGTCATCTCCGCCCTGGCTGAGGGCACT AAAAGCTACGTGCCGTACCGTGACAGCAAAATGACGCGGATTCTCCAGGACTCTCTGGGAGGGAACTGCAGGACCACCATGTTCATCTGCTGCTCACCGTCCAGCTACAATGATGCCGAGACCAAGTCCACTCTGATGTTCGGGCAGCG GGCAAAGACCATTAAGAACACCGCCTCCGTCAATCTGGAGTTGACTGCTGAGCAATGGAAGAAGAAAtatgagaaggagaaggagaagaccAAGGCCCAGAAGGAGACGATTGCAAAGCTGGAGGCCGAGCTAAGCCGGTGGCGCAATG GAGAGAATGTGCCTGAGACTGAGCGCCTGGCTGGGGAGGGTTCAGCCCTGGGAGCTGAGCTATGCGAGGAGACCCCCGTGAATGACAACTCATCCATTGTGGTCCGCATCGCAcctgaggagaggcagaaatATGAGGAAGAGATCCGCCGCCTCTACAAACAGCTTGATGACAAG GATGATGAAATCAACCAGCAGAGCCAGCTCAttgagaaactgaagcagcagaTGCTGGACCAGGAAGAG CTGCTGGTGTCTACTCGGGGAGACAACGAGAAGGTCCAGCGGGAGCTGAGCCACCTGCAGTCTGAGAACGATGCAGCAAAGGATGAGGTGAAGGAGGTGCTGCAGGCCCTGGAGGAGCTGGCGGTCAACTATGACCAGAAGTcccaggaggtggaggagaagagCCAGCAGAACCAGCTGCTGGTGGATGAACTGTCCCAGAAGGTG GCTACCATGCTGTCCCTGGAGTCTGAGCTACAGCGGCTCCAGGAGGTCAGTGGACACCAGCGAAAACGGATCGCTGAGGTGCTGAATGGGCTGATGAAGGACCTGAGTGAGTTCAGTGTCATCGTGGGCAATGGTGAGATTAAGCTG CCAGTGGAGATCAGTGGGGCCATCGAAGAGGAGTTCACAGTGGCCCGACTCTACATCAGCAAAATCAAATCCGAGGTTAAGTCTGTGGTCAAGCGGTGTCGGCAGCTGGAGAACCTCCAGGTGGAATGTCATCGCAAGATGGAGGTGACTGGTAGGGAGCTGTCATCCTGCCAGCTGCTCATCTCACAG CACGAGGCCAAGATCCGTTCGCTTACGGAATACATGCAGAGTGTGGAGCTGAAGAAACGGCACCTGGAAGAGTCCTATGACTCCCTGAGCGATGAGCTAGCCAAGCTTCAGgcgcagg AAACTGTGCATGAAGTAGCCCTGAAAGACAAGGAGCCAGACACACAAGATGCAGAGGAAGTGAAG AAGGCCCTGGAACTGCAGATGGAGAATCACCGTGAGGCCCATCACCGGCAGCTGGCCCGCCTCCGGGATGAGATCAATGAGAAACAGAGGACCATTGATGAGCTTAAAGA CCTGAACCAGAAACTGCAGTTGGAGCTGGAGAAGCTTCAGGCTGATTATGAGCGGCTGAAGAATGAAGAGCATGAGAAGAGCGCCAAACTCCAGGAGCTGAC ATTTCTGTACGAGCGACATGAGCAGTCCAAGCAGGACCTCAAGGGGCTGGaggagacagtt GCCCGGGAACTCCAGACCCTCCACAACCTTCGCAAGCTGTTCGTTCAAGACGTCACGACTCGAGTCAAGAAA AGTGCAGAAATGGAGCCCGAGGACAGTGGGGGGATTCACTCCCAGAAACAGAAGATCTCCTTTCTTGAGAACAACCTGGAACAGCTTACAAAAGTTCACAAACAG CTGGTACGTGACAATGCAGATTTGCGTTGTGAGCTTCCTAAACTGGAAAAACGACTTAGGGCTACGGCTGAGAGAGTTAAGGCCCTGGAGGGTGCACTGAAGGAGGCCAAGGAAGGCGCCATGAAGGACAAGCGCCGGTACCAGCAGGAGGTGGACCGCATCAAGGAAGCTGTGCGCTACAAGAGCTCCGGCAAGCGGGGCCACTCTGCCCAGATTG CTAAGCCTGTGAGGCCTGGCCACTACCCAGCCTCCTCACCCACCAACCCATACGGCACCCGGAGCCCGGAGTGTATCAGTTACACCAACAACCTCTTCCAGAACTACCAAAACCTGCACCTGCAGGCTGCACCTAGCTCCACCTCAGATATGTA CTTTGCTAACTCCTGTGCCAGCAGCGGAGCCACATCTGGTGGCCCCTTAGCTTCCTACCAGAAGGCCAACATGGACAATG gaaaTGCCACAGATATCAACGACAACAG GAGTGACCTGCCATGCGGCTATGAGGCTGAGGACCAGGCCAAGCTTTTCCCTCTCCATCAAGAGACAGCAGCCAGCTAA